A DNA window from Castanea sativa cultivar Marrone di Chiusa Pesio chromosome 7, ASM4071231v1 contains the following coding sequences:
- the LOC142644350 gene encoding uncharacterized protein LOC142644350, translating into MSKKRIIDDVFKKDREYWTTVMDDALIGALLHQHHLGNRNGSVFTTCAYDNIVKELQKNFEKPIDKQKVKNRIKTIKYNWSDCYDVFKNGLSCFAWSPITKMWSAEPEVWERLIQAKPKAKELKNKPIPNYNKLVELYGKDRATGEQSETALEMR; encoded by the exons atgtcaaaaaaaagaattattgaTGATGTGTTTAAGAAAGATAGAGAATATTGGACAACTGTTATGGATGATGCACTTATTGGTGCACTCTTGCATCAACATCATCTAGGTAATAGAAATGGTTCAGTCTTCACCACATGTGCCTATGACAATATTGTGAaggaattgcaaaaaaattttgaaaaaccaataGATAAGCAAAAGGTGAAAAATCGCATTAAAACCATCAAGTATAATTGGTCAGACTGCTATGATGTGTTTAAGAATGGATTGAGTTGTTTTGCTTGGAGTCCAATCACCAAAATGTGGAGTGCTGAACCGGAAGTTTGGGAACGTCTAATCCAG GCTAAACCTAAAGCAAAAGAGCTTAAGAACAAACCAATTCCAAACTACAACAAATTGGTTGAGCTTTATGGAAAAGATAGAGCAACTGGGGAACAATCTGAAACTGCATTGGAGATGAGGTAA